In one Microbacterium invictum genomic region, the following are encoded:
- a CDS encoding DEAD/DEAH box helicase, with the protein MTFADLGLGDAMLAGLRDVGYETPSAIQAATIPTLLAGRDVVGLAQTGTGKTAAFALPILDRLDVSQKTPQALVLAPTRELALQVCEAFEKYASHRRGVHVLPVYGGQGYGVQLSALRRGVHIIVGTPGRIMDHLDKGTLDLSELKYLVLDEADEMLKMGFAEDVETILADTPDSKQVALFSATMPAAIRRISQQYLHDPEEITIKTKTTTSSTITQRYLIVSFQQKMDALTRILETENFDGLIVFGRTKSVTEEIAEKLRARGYSAAAINGDVAQPVREKTINQLKSGKLDILVATDVAARGLDVERISHVVNFDIPTDTESYVHRIGRTGRAGRSGDAISFVTPRERGLVRAIERATRQSLTEIPLPSVDEVNVTRLARFDDRITAALGETERIARFRDIVAHYVRHNDVPEVDVAAALAVVAQGESPLLLEPDPEPARRERGERPGRGDGEQGGAERRPRPAREGMATYRIAVGKRHRVEPRQIVGALANEGGLKRDDFGAIQIRPDFSLVELPADLSRETLSRLESTRISGRLIELRLDTGGPGRRPRRDDDRPRRSPRA; encoded by the coding sequence ATGACCTTCGCCGACCTGGGGCTCGGTGATGCGATGCTCGCGGGGCTGCGCGACGTCGGCTACGAGACGCCGTCGGCGATCCAGGCGGCGACGATCCCCACCCTTCTCGCGGGCCGCGACGTGGTCGGGCTCGCACAGACGGGGACGGGCAAGACCGCCGCATTCGCACTGCCGATTCTGGATCGACTCGACGTGTCGCAGAAGACACCGCAGGCCCTGGTGCTCGCTCCCACGCGTGAGCTCGCGCTGCAGGTGTGCGAGGCGTTCGAGAAGTACGCATCGCACCGGCGCGGTGTGCACGTGCTGCCCGTCTACGGCGGCCAGGGCTACGGTGTGCAGCTGTCGGCCCTCCGGCGGGGCGTGCACATCATCGTCGGAACCCCCGGGCGCATCATGGACCACCTCGACAAGGGGACGCTCGACCTGAGCGAGCTGAAGTACCTCGTGCTCGACGAGGCCGACGAGATGCTGAAGATGGGCTTCGCCGAAGACGTCGAGACGATCCTCGCCGACACGCCCGACTCGAAGCAGGTGGCCCTCTTCTCGGCGACGATGCCCGCCGCCATCCGGCGCATCTCGCAGCAATACCTGCACGACCCCGAAGAGATCACGATCAAGACCAAGACGACGACGTCGTCGACGATCACCCAGCGCTACCTCATCGTGTCGTTCCAGCAGAAGATGGACGCTCTCACCCGCATCCTCGAGACGGAGAACTTCGACGGGTTGATCGTCTTCGGTCGCACGAAGAGCGTGACCGAGGAGATCGCCGAGAAGCTTCGAGCGCGCGGCTACTCGGCGGCGGCGATCAACGGGGACGTCGCCCAGCCCGTCCGCGAGAAGACCATCAACCAGCTGAAGTCGGGCAAGCTCGACATCCTCGTCGCGACCGACGTGGCCGCCCGCGGCCTCGACGTCGAGCGCATCTCGCACGTCGTGAACTTCGACATCCCCACCGACACCGAGTCGTACGTGCATCGCATCGGACGCACCGGGCGGGCCGGGCGGTCAGGCGACGCGATCAGCTTCGTCACCCCGCGCGAGCGCGGGCTCGTGCGTGCGATCGAGCGTGCCACGCGTCAGTCGCTGACCGAGATTCCGCTCCCGAGCGTCGACGAGGTCAACGTGACGCGACTGGCCCGGTTCGACGACCGCATCACGGCAGCCCTCGGCGAGACCGAACGCATCGCACGCTTCCGCGACATCGTCGCCCACTACGTCCGTCACAACGACGTGCCCGAGGTGGATGTCGCGGCTGCCCTCGCGGTGGTCGCCCAGGGCGAGTCGCCGCTGCTGCTCGAGCCCGATCCCGAACCCGCGCGCCGCGAGCGCGGAGAGCGTCCGGGGCGTGGGGACGGCGAGCAGGGCGGCGCCGAACGACGGCCTCGCCCCGCACGGGAGGGGATGGCGACCTATCGCATCGCCGTCGGAAAACGCCACCGTGTCGAGCCGCGCCAGATCGTCGGCGCGCTGGCCAACGAGGGCGGCCTCAAGCGCGACGACTTCGGGGCCATTCAGATCCGACCGGACTTCTCCCTCGTCGAGCTCCCCGCCGATCTGTCCCGCGAGACGCTCAGCAGACTCGAGAGCACTCGCATCTCGGGCAGGCTCATCGAACTCCGACTCGACACGGGCGGCCCGGGACGCCGGCCCCGCCGCGATGACGACAGGCCGCGGCGCTCACCGCGCGCGTGA
- a CDS encoding thiamine pyrophosphate-binding protein: MPTVSAHVAATLARHIEHVFGVMGNGNAYFLDALEREGATTFTAVRHEAGAVVAADAYHRASGRLAAATATYGAGFTNTLTPLAEAAQARVPLVLVVGDAPTSGPRAWDVDQIALAAGVGVRTYTVGRADAAATTVIAIEHALTYRVPVVLAIPYDVVTREAGPVPDAPTPRLPEPQAPASAFARAAVRDIAQALRDAERPLLLAGRGAWIAGAAEALGALADATGAITASSSLARGIFPRGEHDLGVTGGFGAEGAMELVREADVAVVFGASLNQFTMRFGELFAPGARIFQVDLAPTATHPHVGGYVRADAGLVAEELVAELARLGGSPSGWRESVDLAPLRRYDEGDGVAPDSRLDPRSVAARIGELLPADRVVVSDGGHFIGWANMYWPVASPDRMMMVGTAYQSIGLGWPSVPGAALAHPEATVVLTTGDGGGLMALADLESAVRVAQGRGLAVVWNDAAYGAEINLYGLKGLARGPMLIPQVDFAALASGVGAEGVVVERMDDLDRLASWAATPADERRFLVLDCRISGTVIAPYQEEILRVNGVTLSATAGA; encoded by the coding sequence ATGCCCACCGTCTCCGCACACGTCGCCGCCACCCTCGCCCGCCACATCGAGCATGTCTTCGGGGTGATGGGCAACGGCAACGCCTACTTCCTCGACGCGCTCGAGCGCGAGGGTGCCACGACCTTCACGGCGGTCCGTCACGAGGCCGGTGCCGTCGTCGCCGCCGATGCCTACCACCGCGCGTCCGGACGATTGGCCGCCGCCACCGCCACGTACGGCGCCGGTTTCACCAACACCCTCACGCCCCTGGCCGAGGCCGCCCAGGCACGCGTGCCGCTCGTGCTGGTCGTCGGAGACGCTCCCACGTCGGGCCCCCGGGCCTGGGACGTCGACCAGATCGCACTGGCGGCCGGGGTCGGCGTCCGCACCTACACCGTGGGTCGGGCCGATGCCGCCGCCACCACCGTGATCGCGATCGAGCACGCGCTGACCTACCGGGTGCCCGTGGTGCTGGCCATCCCCTACGACGTCGTGACGCGTGAGGCGGGCCCCGTGCCCGATGCACCGACGCCGCGCCTGCCCGAGCCGCAGGCACCGGCCAGCGCTTTCGCCCGAGCCGCCGTCCGCGACATCGCCCAAGCGCTCCGCGACGCCGAGCGCCCCCTCCTGCTGGCCGGTCGCGGCGCCTGGATCGCCGGCGCAGCCGAGGCGCTCGGCGCTCTGGCCGACGCGACCGGGGCGATCACCGCCAGCTCGTCCCTGGCCCGCGGGATCTTCCCCCGTGGCGAGCACGACCTCGGCGTGACCGGGGGCTTCGGCGCCGAAGGCGCGATGGAGCTCGTGCGCGAGGCCGATGTGGCCGTCGTGTTCGGCGCGTCGCTCAACCAGTTCACGATGCGGTTCGGCGAACTCTTCGCGCCGGGCGCCCGCATCTTCCAGGTCGACCTCGCACCCACGGCCACCCATCCGCATGTCGGCGGCTACGTCCGGGCAGACGCGGGGCTCGTCGCCGAGGAGCTCGTCGCCGAGCTCGCCCGGCTCGGCGGTTCGCCGAGCGGCTGGCGCGAGTCGGTCGATCTCGCGCCGCTGCGCCGGTACGACGAGGGCGACGGCGTCGCTCCCGACAGCCGGCTCGACCCGCGCTCGGTCGCCGCCCGCATCGGCGAGCTCCTGCCCGCCGATCGGGTCGTCGTCTCCGACGGCGGGCACTTCATCGGCTGGGCGAACATGTACTGGCCGGTCGCCTCACCGGATCGGATGATGATGGTCGGCACGGCCTACCAGTCGATCGGCCTCGGCTGGCCCTCCGTGCCGGGCGCCGCGCTCGCGCATCCGGAGGCCACCGTCGTCCTCACCACCGGCGACGGCGGCGGCCTGATGGCCCTCGCCGACCTCGAGTCCGCCGTGCGGGTCGCGCAGGGCCGCGGCCTCGCCGTGGTCTGGAACGACGCCGCCTACGGGGCGGAGATCAACCTGTACGGGCTGAAGGGCCTCGCCCGCGGGCCGATGCTCATCCCTCAGGTCGACTTCGCCGCGCTCGCCTCCGGAGTGGGGGCGGAGGGTGTCGTCGTCGAGCGGATGGACGACCTCGACCGCCTCGCCTCGTGGGCGGCGACACCCGCAGACGAGCGCCGCTTCCTCGTGCTCGACTGCCGGATCTCGGGCACCGTCATCGCGCCGTACCAGGAGGAGATCCTGCGGGTGAACGGCGTGACCCTGTCGGCGACGGCAGGGGCCTGA
- a CDS encoding HpcH/HpaI aldolase/citrate lyase family protein, which produces MPLRLSPTLRAALAASDRPLAGMWVCSGSPLVAEICAGSGLDWMLIDMEHAPNGLESVLGQLQAVAAYPITPVVRVPSNDPVVLKQVLDLGAQNILVPMVSSAADAEAAVAAVRYPPRGQRGVGSALGRSARWNRVDGYLTGADEHVSLFVQVETVVGVASAGEIAAVDGVDGVFVGPSDLAASLGLLGQQTHPEVIAAVHRAFAAVRAAGRPVGVNAFDPEAAQAYVDRGATFVLVAADVAILARTSEALASRWSPADTAEPDRSSY; this is translated from the coding sequence ATGCCGCTTCGTCTGAGTCCGACCTTGCGCGCCGCGCTCGCGGCATCCGATCGACCTCTCGCAGGGATGTGGGTGTGCTCGGGCTCACCCCTCGTGGCCGAGATCTGCGCAGGATCGGGCCTGGACTGGATGCTCATCGACATGGAGCACGCCCCGAACGGTCTGGAGTCGGTGCTCGGACAGCTGCAGGCCGTCGCCGCCTACCCCATCACCCCCGTCGTCCGCGTGCCGAGCAACGACCCGGTCGTCCTCAAGCAGGTGCTCGACCTCGGTGCGCAGAACATCCTCGTGCCGATGGTCTCGTCGGCGGCTGACGCCGAAGCGGCGGTAGCGGCCGTCCGCTACCCCCCGCGCGGACAGCGCGGTGTCGGGTCGGCGCTGGGGCGCTCCGCCCGGTGGAACCGGGTCGACGGCTACCTCACCGGCGCCGACGAGCACGTGTCGCTCTTCGTCCAGGTCGAGACGGTGGTGGGGGTGGCGTCCGCCGGAGAGATCGCCGCCGTGGACGGCGTCGACGGCGTGTTCGTCGGACCGAGCGATCTCGCCGCCTCGCTCGGGCTGCTCGGGCAGCAGACGCATCCCGAGGTCATCGCTGCCGTGCATCGTGCGTTCGCCGCGGTCCGGGCGGCGGGAAGGCCGGTCGGAGTCAACGCCTTCGACCCCGAGGCCGCGCAGGCCTACGTCGACCGGGGCGCCACCTTCGTGCTCGTGGCCGCCGATGTGGCGATCCTCGCCCGCACGTCCGAGGCCCTCGCGTCGCGGTGGTCGCCTGCGGATACCGCGGAGCCCGACCGCTCGAGCTACTGA
- a CDS encoding 2-keto-4-pentenoate hydratase, with translation MLPADTIATIAAELAEADRTNGVIPRITARYPDATVEDSYAIQGVWRDRNIAEGRRLVGRKIGLTSKAMQEATGISEPDYGVMFDDTVYRSGDEIDASRFSNVRIEVELAFVLGRSLEGPDCTLDDALAAIDYAVPALEVLNSHIELEGRTIVDTISDNAAYGAMVLGDVHKRPDEIDLRWVPGVLSRNGEIVETGVAAGVLGHPATGVAWLANKFHQHGARLEAGEIILAGSFTRPMWVAAGDEVLCDYGPMGKITCRFV, from the coding sequence ATGCTGCCTGCTGACACCATCGCGACGATCGCCGCGGAGCTCGCCGAGGCCGACCGCACGAACGGCGTGATCCCCCGGATCACTGCACGCTATCCCGACGCCACCGTCGAGGACTCCTACGCGATCCAGGGCGTGTGGCGGGATCGCAACATCGCCGAAGGGCGCCGGCTCGTCGGTCGCAAGATCGGTCTCACCTCCAAGGCGATGCAGGAGGCGACAGGCATCAGCGAACCCGACTACGGTGTCATGTTCGACGACACCGTCTACCGATCGGGCGACGAGATCGACGCCTCCCGGTTCTCCAACGTGCGCATCGAGGTCGAGCTCGCCTTCGTCCTCGGCCGGTCGCTGGAAGGGCCCGACTGCACGCTCGACGACGCGCTCGCCGCGATCGACTACGCCGTCCCCGCCCTCGAGGTACTGAACTCCCACATCGAGCTGGAGGGCCGGACGATCGTCGACACGATCTCGGACAACGCCGCCTACGGGGCGATGGTGCTCGGCGACGTGCACAAGCGCCCCGATGAGATCGACCTGCGGTGGGTGCCCGGGGTGCTCTCGCGAAACGGCGAGATCGTCGAGACCGGCGTCGCCGCCGGCGTGCTCGGGCATCCCGCCACCGGCGTCGCGTGGCTTGCGAACAAGTTCCACCAGCACGGCGCGCGCCTGGAGGCGGGAGAGATCATCCTCGCCGGATCGTTCACCCGGCCTATGTGGGTGGCAGCCGGCGACGAGGTGCTGTGCGATTACGGACCGATGGGAAAGATCACATGCCGCTTCGTCTGA
- the hpaD gene encoding 3,4-dihydroxyphenylacetate 2,3-dioxygenase gives MSHRDTMTPTSSGFWVSQEAPIQSANPIPTPTAPAPDILRCAYMELVVTDLAASREFYVDVLGLHVTEEDDEVIYLRSTEEFIHHNLVLRQGPIAAVAAFSYRVRSAEDLDRAVAFYTELGCEVRREPNGFTTGIGDSVRVVDPLGFPYEFFFATEHVERLSWRYDLYSPGELVRLDHFNQVTPDVPRAVNFMQSLGFRVTEDIQDEEGTVYAAWMRRKPTVHDTAMTGGDGPRMHHVCFATHEKHNILAICDKLGALRRSDAIERGPGRHGVSNAFYLYLRDPDGHRVEVYTQDYYTGDPDNPVITWDVHDNQRRDWWGNPVVPSWYTEASLVLDLDGNPQPVLARTDSSEMAVTIGADGFSYTRAPERSDGEFKLGNQL, from the coding sequence ATGAGCCACCGCGACACGATGACCCCGACCTCCTCCGGCTTCTGGGTGAGCCAGGAGGCGCCGATCCAGTCGGCGAACCCGATCCCCACCCCGACCGCCCCGGCGCCCGACATCCTCCGCTGCGCGTACATGGAACTCGTCGTCACCGACCTCGCGGCCTCGCGGGAGTTCTACGTCGACGTGCTCGGTCTGCACGTCACCGAGGAGGACGACGAGGTGATCTACCTCCGCTCGACCGAGGAGTTCATCCACCACAACCTCGTGCTGCGCCAGGGCCCGATCGCGGCCGTCGCCGCATTCTCGTACCGCGTGCGCTCGGCCGAAGACCTCGACAGGGCGGTGGCGTTCTACACCGAGCTCGGGTGCGAGGTGCGGCGCGAGCCGAACGGGTTCACCACGGGCATCGGCGATTCGGTCCGAGTGGTCGACCCGCTCGGGTTCCCGTACGAGTTCTTCTTCGCCACCGAGCACGTCGAGCGGCTGTCGTGGCGGTACGACCTGTACAGCCCCGGCGAGCTGGTGCGGCTGGACCACTTCAACCAGGTGACCCCCGACGTGCCGCGGGCGGTGAACTTCATGCAGTCGCTGGGCTTCCGCGTGACCGAGGACATCCAGGACGAGGAGGGCACGGTCTATGCCGCGTGGATGCGCCGCAAGCCCACGGTTCACGACACGGCGATGACCGGCGGCGACGGCCCGCGCATGCACCACGTCTGCTTCGCCACGCACGAGAAGCACAACATCCTGGCGATCTGCGACAAGCTGGGGGCACTTCGCCGCTCAGACGCGATCGAGCGCGGGCCCGGCCGTCACGGGGTCTCCAACGCCTTCTACCTCTACCTGCGCGACCCCGACGGGCACCGCGTCGAGGTCTACACGCAGGACTACTACACCGGCGACCCCGACAACCCCGTGATCACCTGGGACGTGCACGACAACCAGCGTCGAGACTGGTGGGGGAACCCCGTCGTGCCGTCCTGGTACACCGAGGCCTCGCTCGTGCTCGACCTCGACGGCAATCCCCAGCCGGTGCTCGCCCGCACCGACTCCAGCGAGATGGCGGTGACCATCGGGGCCGACGGGTTCTCGTACACCCGGGCGCCGGAGCGGAGCGACGGCGAGTTCAAGCTCGGCAACCAGCTCTGA
- the hpaE gene encoding 5-carboxymethyl-2-hydroxymuconate semialdehyde dehydrogenase codes for MTDTATRATARHMPADLPDHIQHYIGGTFVDSVDGATFDVLDPVSNETYLTAAAGKKADIDRAVAAARIAFTEGPWPRMLPRERSRILHRIADIVESRDARLAELESFDSGLPITQALGQARRAAENFRFFADLIVAQADDTYKVPGRQINYVNRKPIGVAGLITPWNTPFMLESWKLGPALATGNTVVLKPAEFTPLSASLWAGIFEEAGLPEGVFNLVNGLGEEAGDALVKHPDVPLISFTGESRTGQTIFANAAPHLKGLSMELGGKSPAVVFADADLAAAIDATIFGVFSLNGERCTAGSRILVQREVYDDFVERYAAQAKRVRVGYPHDPATEVGALVHPEHFEKVMSYIEIGKSEGRLVAGGGRPDGFETGNFVEPTVFADVAPDARIFQEEIFGPVVAITPFDTEEEALELANGVKYGLAAYVWTNDLKRAHNFAQSIEAGMVWLNSNNVRDLRTPFGGVKASGLGHEGGYRSIDFYTDQQAVHITLGAVHNPTFGKED; via the coding sequence ATGACCGACACCGCCACCCGCGCGACGGCGCGCCACATGCCCGCCGACCTTCCCGACCACATCCAGCACTACATCGGCGGCACGTTCGTCGATTCCGTCGACGGCGCGACCTTCGACGTCCTCGACCCGGTCTCGAACGAGACCTACCTGACCGCCGCAGCCGGCAAGAAGGCCGACATCGACCGCGCCGTCGCCGCCGCGCGGATCGCGTTCACCGAGGGGCCGTGGCCGAGGATGCTGCCGCGCGAGCGATCCCGCATCCTCCACCGCATCGCCGACATCGTCGAGTCTCGTGACGCCCGACTCGCCGAGCTGGAGTCGTTCGATTCGGGGCTGCCGATCACCCAGGCCCTCGGGCAGGCCCGACGTGCGGCGGAGAACTTCCGCTTCTTCGCCGACCTGATCGTCGCTCAGGCAGACGACACCTACAAGGTGCCGGGCCGGCAGATCAACTACGTCAATCGCAAGCCGATCGGCGTCGCCGGCCTCATCACACCGTGGAACACCCCCTTCATGCTCGAGTCGTGGAAGCTGGGTCCGGCTCTCGCGACCGGAAACACCGTCGTGCTCAAGCCCGCCGAGTTCACACCGCTCTCGGCGTCGCTGTGGGCGGGCATCTTCGAGGAGGCAGGCCTGCCCGAGGGCGTGTTCAACCTCGTCAACGGCCTCGGTGAAGAGGCCGGAGACGCCCTGGTGAAGCACCCTGACGTGCCGCTGATCTCCTTCACCGGCGAGAGTCGCACCGGACAGACCATCTTCGCCAACGCCGCGCCGCACCTCAAAGGCCTGTCGATGGAGCTCGGCGGCAAGTCGCCGGCGGTCGTCTTCGCCGACGCCGACCTCGCCGCGGCGATCGATGCGACGATCTTCGGGGTCTTCTCGCTCAACGGCGAGCGCTGCACGGCGGGGAGCCGCATCCTCGTGCAGCGCGAGGTCTATGACGACTTCGTCGAGCGGTACGCCGCCCAGGCGAAGCGGGTCCGGGTCGGCTATCCGCACGATCCCGCCACCGAGGTCGGCGCGCTCGTGCACCCCGAGCACTTCGAGAAGGTGATGAGCTACATCGAGATCGGGAAGTCCGAGGGACGCCTCGTGGCCGGCGGGGGCCGCCCCGATGGGTTTGAGACCGGCAACTTCGTCGAGCCGACGGTGTTCGCCGATGTCGCACCCGACGCGCGGATCTTCCAGGAGGAGATCTTCGGCCCGGTCGTCGCGATCACCCCCTTCGACACCGAGGAAGAGGCGCTCGAGCTCGCGAACGGTGTGAAGTACGGACTGGCGGCGTACGTCTGGACGAACGACCTGAAGCGCGCCCACAATTTCGCGCAGTCCATCGAGGCGGGCATGGTGTGGCTGAATTCCAACAACGTCCGCGACCTCCGCACCCCCTTCGGCGGCGTGAAGGCCTCTGGCCTGGGTCACGAGGGCGGCTACCGGTCGATCGACTTCTATACCGACCAGCAGGCCGTGCACATCACGCTCGGCGCGGTGCACAACCCCACGTTCGGCAAGGAGGACTGA
- a CDS encoding GntR family transcriptional regulator, giving the protein MASGEVTAQASSLSKSQRAYHWVKERIASQEFTPGYRLVLGTIAADLDMSVVPVREAIRQLEAEGLVTFERNVGARVSMVDDTQYRFSMQALSILEGAATALAARRLSVEDIRHARQVNERMIASLADFDPRSFTRLNQEFHATLYGKCANPRMLELVEAEWGRLGHLRDSTFSFVPGRAQESVQEHENILRLIETSAPLGEIEKAARRHRSATLDAYMIHEHPDETLGLPAF; this is encoded by the coding sequence ATGGCGAGCGGAGAGGTGACCGCACAGGCATCGAGCCTCAGCAAGTCGCAGCGCGCCTACCACTGGGTGAAGGAGCGCATCGCGTCGCAGGAGTTCACGCCGGGCTACCGGCTGGTGCTCGGCACGATCGCCGCCGATCTCGACATGAGCGTGGTGCCGGTGCGCGAAGCCATCCGCCAGCTCGAGGCGGAAGGGCTCGTGACCTTCGAGCGCAACGTCGGCGCGCGGGTGTCGATGGTCGACGACACGCAGTACCGCTTCAGCATGCAGGCCCTCTCGATCCTCGAGGGGGCCGCCACGGCCCTGGCCGCCCGGCGGCTGAGCGTCGAGGACATCCGTCACGCGCGCCAGGTCAACGAGCGGATGATCGCGTCGCTCGCCGACTTCGATCCGCGGTCGTTCACACGCCTTAACCAGGAGTTCCACGCCACCCTCTACGGCAAGTGCGCGAACCCGAGGATGCTCGAGCTCGTCGAGGCCGAGTGGGGGCGCCTCGGCCACCTCCGCGACTCGACCTTCAGCTTCGTCCCCGGCCGCGCCCAGGAGTCGGTGCAGGAGCACGAGAACATCCTCCGCCTCATCGAGACGAGCGCGCCGCTCGGCGAGATCGAGAAGGCCGCCCGGCGCCACCGCTCGGCCACGCTCGATGCCTACATGATCCACGAGCACCCCGACGAGACCCTCGGCCTCCCGGCCTTTTGA